A stretch of DNA from Francisella uliginis:
CATTACAATATAGTTGTTTTCAGTGATTTTTTTGAAATTTTTAAGATCTTCGGATAGTTTCCATGCTAAAGAATTCTCTTTACCAATACCAAGGTTTTTGTCATATGCAACTATTAGTGAAATCATATTCTTGTATTATTTAACAGTTTTGTAATATTGTAGCATTTTACACTTTTTAGCAGAACTTTTTATTAATTTTGTCGAAATGTATTTCATATCTAATTAAAAATAAATTTTTGTAATTTTGGGATGTCTTATGATAGAATAAGCAAGCTTATATTTTTATGTATAAGTAATGTTTAATTAATAAATCATACACTTTAGCAAAATAATGCTAGCTTAAAGGGTGTCGTTTACGATGTTTGAGCTGGTTTAAAGTGTTAGATATAACCCAAATAAATAAGGATTAATAAAATGTCTTTAATGAAAGAAATGTTATCTGCTGGTGTTCACTTCGGACACAAAAAAGCTTTCTGGAACCCACAAATGAATGAATACATCTTTGGTATTAACCATGGTGTACATATCATCAATTTAGAAAAAACAGTTCCTCTTTTCCAAGACGCTGTTAACTTTGTTGGTAAAACTGTTGCTAATGGTGGTAAGGTTCTTTTTGTTGGTACTAAAAGACAAGCTCAAGATATCATAGAAACTGAAGCTAAAAGATGTGGTATGCCGTTCGTTAGCCACAGATGGTTAGGTGGTATGCTTACTAACTACAAAACAGTTAGACAATCTATCAAAAGATTAGCTCAGTTAGAAAAGATGAAAGAAGATGGTACTTTTGAATCTTTAACTAAGAAAGAAATGCTTCAAAACTTAAGAACTATCGAGAAGTTAGAGAAAGTTCTTGGTGGTATTAAAGAGATGGGTGGTATTCCTGATGCTATCGTTGTTATTGATAGCAACAAAGAGCATATCGCTATTCAAGAAGCTAAAAAGCTTGGTATCAAAGTTGTATCTATCGTAGATACTAACTCAAACCCTGAAGGTATTGATTATATCATTCCTGGTAATGATGATGCTGTTAAGTCTATATCTTTCTATATGAAGAAGTTTGCTGATGCTGTTATCGATGCTCAAGGTCTAGATAGAGCAATTGAAGCAAAAGCTGATGAAGCTGTAGAAGCTCAACAAGAAGCATAAGAAACAAAACAAGGATAATAAAACAATGTCAAATATTTCTGCTAAATTAGTAAAGGAACTTAGAGAAAGAACTGGTGCTGGCATGATGGAGTGTAAGAAAGCTCTAGTTGCTGCTGAAGGTGATATTGAAAAAGCTGCTGAAGAGATGAGAATCTCTGGTCAAGCAAAAGCTGATAAGAAAGCTTCTCGTGTTGCTGCTGAAGGTGTTATCGAAGCTTATGCTGCTGACGGTAGAGCTGTATTGCTTGAAATCAACTCGGAAACGGATTTCGTTGCTAGAGATGATAGTTTTAAATCATTTGCTAAAGAAGCTGTGAAAGCTGCTCATGCTGCTAATGCAAAAACTATCGAAGAAGTTCTAGAAGCTAAGATTTCAACTGGTGAAACTGTTGAAGAAGCTAGAAAAGCTTTAGTTGCTAAGATCGGTGAGAACATTCAAGTTCGTAGAGTTAAAGCTACAGAAGCTGGTAACTTAGGTGCTTATGTTCACGGTGGTAGAATTGGTGTAGTTGCTGCTTTAGAAGGCGGTGATGAAGAACTTGCTAAAGATATCGCTATGCATGTAACAGCTGCTAATCCTCAGTATGTTAATCCTGAAGATGTTCCTGCAGATGTTGTAGAAAAAGAAAAGGCTATCCAAGTTGAGATCGCTATGCAATCTGGTAAGCCAAAAGAAATCGCTGAGAAGATGGTTGTTGGTCGTATGAAGAAGTTTACTGGTGAAGTTAGCTTAACTGGTCAAGCTTTTGTTAAAGATCCAAGTATCCAAGTTGAAAAGCTTCTTAAAGATAAAAATGCAAAAGTAGCTAGCTTTATTCGTCTAGATGTTGGTGAAGGTATCGAGAAGAAAGAAGAAGACTTTGCTGCAGAGGTGATGAGCCAAATTAAAGGTTAATATATGTCTAACGATTCGTCAGAATGTTCTCAAAAATCTCCAAAGTTTAAGAGAGTTCTTCTTAAGTTAAGTGGAGAGTCTTTATCTGCAGATCAGGGTTTTGGTATAAATGTTGACTCTGCAAAACCTGTTATAAATCAAATTAAAACTCTTGCTAATCAGGGTGTTGAAGTAGCTATAGTTGTTGGTGGTGGTAATATCTTGCGAGGAGGTAGGGCTAATTTTGGTGACAAGATCAAAAGGGCGACTGCAGACTCGATGGGTATGATCGCGACTATGATTAATGCTTTGGCTTTACGTGATATGCTTATTAGTGAAAATGTCGAAGCAGATGTTTTTTCAGCGAAAGGTGTTGATGGCTTGCTTAAGGTGGCTAGTGCGCATGAGTTTAATCAGTCATTAGCTGCTGGGAAAGTTTTGATCTTTGCTGGTGGTACAGGTAATCCATTTGTAACTACTGATACTACAGCTAGTTTAAGAGCTGTTGAGATTGGTGCAGATGCTTTACTTAAAGCTACAACTGTTGATGGGGTGTATGATAAAGATCCAAATAAGCACTCAGATGCAAGGCGCTTTGAGAGAATTACTTTCTCGGAAGTGGTTGCTAAAGAGCTGAGTGTTATGGATTTGGGAGCTTTTACTCAATGTAGAGATTTTGGTATTCCAATATATGTGTTTGATTTGACTCAGCCTAATGCTTTGGTTGATGCTGTTGTTGATTCTAAATATGGTACTTGGGTTACTTTAGACTAATTAATTTTTAAAGGGGTTATTTATATGATAAATGAAATTCTAAAAGATGCTGAAAGCAGAATGAGTAAATCTTTGGATGTTTTAGCTGATGATTTAGCTAAGATTAGAACTGGTCGTGCTCATCCTGATATTTTAGCTCATGTAACTATCGACTATTATGGTTCAGCTACTCCTATTACTCAGGTTGCTAACGTAAATGTTCTAGATGCGAGAACTCTTGGTATTACTCCGTGGGAGAAGGGTCTTTCGGGTCAGATTGAAAAGGCTATTATGACTTCTGATCTTGGTCTTAACCCTACTAACTTAGGCGATTCTCTAAGAGTGCCTATGCCAGCATTAAACGAAGAAAGAAGAAGAGAGCTTGTTAAGCTAGTTAAGTCTGAAACAGAAAGTGGCAGAATCTCTATCAGAAATATTCGTCGTGATGCTAATAGTGATATTAAAGAGCTTCTTAAGGAAAAAGAAATAACTGAAGATGAAGCAAAAAGAGCTGAAGATAATATCCAAAAAATCACTGATAAAATGATTGCTCAAGCTGATGCTCTAGCAGTTAAAAAGGAACAAGACTTAATGGAGGTCTAATTGCTTAGATTTCTTAATAAAACTTGTATTTTCATCTATTCTTTCTTATTATTTACCTAGTTTAATTTTTATTCTAAATTTAATTATGATCTCGGCTAAGAAAAATACTCTTAGACACATTGCCATAATTATGGATGGTAATGGTAGGTGGGCTAAAAGTAGATTAAAGCCAAGAATCTTTGGACATAGGAATGCTATATCTAGTGTAGATGCTTCAATAGAGTATTGTGCTGAAAATAATATCGAAATTTTGACACTTTTTGCTTTTGGTAGGGATAATTGGCTAAGACCAGCGCAGGAAGTCGAGGACTTGATGGATTTGTTCTGCAAAACGCTCAAAGATAAAGCTCCTAAGTTGCATAAAAATAATATATCTTTGAAGGTTGTTGGCGATAAGACAAGACTTTCAGAGAAGCTTTTAAATATCATTGCAGAAACAGAGTCTTTAACGAGTCAAAATACAGGTTTAGAGTTAAGATTGGCTGTTGACTATGCTGGTAAATGGGATATTGTAGAGGCAGTAAAAGCTGTGGTAAACGATGTTCAGAAACAAAAAGTTTTGCCAGAGGCTATAACTGAGCAAGTATTTAGTAAATATTTGGTTGCTGGTGATCTACCTGTTGATTTACTTATTCGCACAAGTGGTGAAGTCCGCTTAAGTGATTTTATGTTGTGGCAACTTGCATACGCAGAGATGTATTTTACTGATGTTATGTGGCCAGATTTTTCTAAAAAGGAGCTGAATAGGGCTGTAGAGTATTTTTATTCGCGCCAAAGAAGGTTTGGTAAGAGTGGTGAGCAGGTTAAATAAGAGGGATTTATGAAAGAAAGAATTATAACAGGTGTTGTGCTTGTAGTAGTGGTATTTAGTTTTTTGTTATACGCATCTGAGTACTTATTTGGGGTTGGTGTTTTCCTTGTAGCTCTTTTGTCTGCACATGAGTGGTTAAGACTAGCAAAGGTTGATCAGGATGCTATGGTTAAGTATCTTATTGTGTTCGTGGTTGCAGCTTTTGTAGTTGCTGAATTCTTTACCTACTTGCAGTATATTTTCCCTATATTTTGGTTATACGCTATATTTAGATTAAGTCAGTATGAGCGAGAGAAAATAAATGCTATTTCATCAACGGAAATGCTTGTTTTAGGGTTGTTTACTATAGCTCCTTTTGCTGCTTGTCTATATATATTGCATAGTAATAATGTTGCGTGGATATTTATGTTTATTTTAGTTGTTGCAGCAGCTGATAGTGGCGCATATTTTACTGGTAAAGCTATTGGTAAGCGTAAGATGCTTCCTAGGTTGAGCCCAAATAAAACTATAGAAGGTCTTCTTGGTGGTATGGCTTGTGCTGTTGTGGTGGCTGTAATATTTCTTTTATACATGGGCTTAACTCCTTTAGAGTATCTTTATATGGTGCTAATATCAGCTCTTATTGCAGTGTTGTCTGTTGTTGGTGACGTGTTTGAGAGTATGATGAAGCGTATAGCAGGGGTTAAGGATAGTGGTAATATTTTGCCTGGCCATGGTGGTTTGCTTGATAGGTTGGATGGTTATATGCCTACTCTGCCAGTATTTGTGTTGTTAGGATATTTGGCTGGTGTGTTTGTTTTATAGAGGTTTTTATGAATATTGAACTTAAGTTTTTAAATAAAGAGATTATTAAAGAGCTGCCTAGTTATGGAACTGAGGGTTCTGCAGCTGTTGATCTGAAAGCATGTATTTCTGAGAGTGTGTTTTTAAATCCTGGTGAATGTAAGCTTATAGGTACTGGAATAGCTATTAATATTGCTGATCCAAGATATGCTGCGATGATTTTGCCAAGATCAGGGTTGGGGCATAAGAAAGGTTTGGTACTTGGTAATGGTACGGGTCTTATAGATTCTGATTATCAAGGTGAATTAAAAGTTTCTTGTTTTAATCGCTCTCAAGAGGTTGTAGAAATAGAACCTTTGATGAGATTTGCTCAGCTTGTTATTGTGCCTGTTATTCAAGCAACCTTTAATGTTGTTGATGAGTTTTCAAAAGAAACAGCTAGAGCCATTGGTGGTTTTGGCCATACAGGGGTTTAGTTTAATGTTTTTTAATATACCTAATATTTTAACTTTTGGGCGTTTGGCTTTAATTCCTTTTATCGTTATTTGTTATTATTTTAATTTTCCGCATCATCATGGTATCACGGCTACGCTATTTTTATTAGGTGCTGCAACTGATTGGTTGGATGGTTATCTAGCACGTAAATGGGAACAGACAAGTAAGTTGGGAGCTTTTCTAGATCCTGTTGCAGATAAGCTTATCGTAGCTACAGCTTTATGCTTATTTGTTGAGATGTATCCTTATTGGTGGGCGACTATCCCTGCAATTATTATGATTTGTCGTGAAATACTTGTGTCTGCTTTACGTGAATGGATGGCAGAGTTAGGTCAGCGTAGTGTTGTTAAGGTTGGTATCTGGGGGAAGGTTAAAACTACTGCTCAGATGGCAGCGCTATTTATATTTCTAATTAAACCAGCGATAGATTTTAGGCAGTCTATTGATTATGCAAGTTTTAATACATGGTTTATATTTTTAGGGTTTTTGATGTTGTATATTGCTGTGGTTTTAACAGTTTATTCTATGTGTAATTATCTTTATGTTGCATTTAAGTCCGTTTTTGGATCTTCCAATAAGTAATACTTTTTCTTTGCTTTTTCTTGCTTTTTTGTTATTATTGTTGCCTAATGCTATTTTTGCATAGGCATTGCCTTTGTCTAGCATTTGAAATTATTTAAATCGAAAACTGATAAAAAAACGGAGAATAATAACTAATGGCAACTATAAATCAGTTGGTGAACAACCCTCGCAAGAGATCGGTTGTTAAGTCTAAGGTTCCTGCGTTGAAGGCTTGTCCTCAAAGAAGAGGTGTTTGTACAAGAGTTTATACTACAACTCCTAAGAAGCCTAACTCAGCACTTAGAAAAGTAGCTCGTGTAAGATTAACGAGCGGTTTTGAGGTAACAAGTTACATTGGTGGTGAAGGCCATAACCTACAAGAGCACAGTGTGGTGCTTATCAGAGGTGGTAGGGTTAAAGATTTGCCAGGTGTGCGTTATCACATCGTTAGGGGTGCTTTAGATACTTCAGGTGTTAATAATCGTAAGCACGGTCGTTCTAAGTATGGTACGAAGCGTCCTAAGTCTTAGTTTGTGTTTAAAATTTAACATTTGAAAAAGGTGTAAAAATGTCTAGAAGAAATAGAGCTCCTAAAAGAGATATTTTACCTGATCCTAAGTATAAGAGTCAGGTAGTTGCTAAGTTTGTTAACCATATCATGCTAGATGGTAAAAAATCAGTAGCAGAGAAAATTGTATATGGTGCATTTGATAGAATCAAAGCAAAAGATGCTTCAGCTAATGAAGTTGAAGTTTTTGAAAATGCGTTAGAAAGCGTTAGCCCTATGGTAGAGGTTAAATCTCGCCGTGTTGGTGGTGCTACATATCAAGTACCTGTAGAAGTTAGACCAGAGCGTCGTCAAACTTTGGGTATGAGATGGATAATTGATGCTGCACGTAAGAGAAAAGAAAATACTATGGGTGATAGAGTTGCTGCGGAAATTCTAGAAGCTGTAGAAGGTAGAGGTGCTGCTGTCAAGAAGAGAGAAGATACTCATAAGATGGCTGAAGCTAACAAAGCATTTGCTCACTTTAGATGGTAATAGGAGAATAGAAAATGCCTCGTAAAACAGCTTTAGAAAAATATAGAAATATCGGTATCTGTGCCCACGTTGACGCAGGTAAGACAACTACTACAGAGCGTATCTTATTTTATACAGGTCTTTCTCATAAGATCGGTGAGGTACATGATGGTGCTGCTACTATGGACTGGATGGAGCAAGAGCAAGAAAGAGGTATTACAATTACTTCAGCTGCTACAACTACTTTCTGGTCGGGTATGGATCAACAATTTCCTGAGCATCGTGTAAACATTATTGACACTCCGGGTCACGTTGACTTTACAATTGAAGTTGAGCGTTCTCTACGTGTACTAGATGGTGCGGTTGTTGTATTTTGTGGTTCATCAGGTGTTGAGCCTCAGTCAGAAACTGTATGGCGTCAAGCTAACAAATACGGTGTTCCAAGAATCGTATTTGTAAACAAAATGGACAGATCTGGAGCAGATTTTGAAAGAGTTTGTGGTCAGATTAAAACAAGACTAAAAGCAAATGTAGTTCCTGTTCAATTAAATATTGGTGCGGAAGAAGATTTCAAAGGTGTTGTAGATCTAGTTAAGATGAAAGCTATTATGTGGAATGAAGAAGATATGGGTCTAACTTATGATCTTGTAGATATTCCAGCTGAGCTTCAAGATAGAGCAGAAGAGCTACGTATGGAGATGATTGAGGCTGCGGCTGAGTCTTCAGAAGAGCTAATGGAAAAATATCTTGAAGAAGGCGAGCTTTCAGAAGATGAAATTCATGAAGGTCTTCGTACAAGAGTTCTTAATAATGAGATCGTGCTTGCATTCTGTGGATCAGCATTTAAGAACAAAGGTGTTCAGGCTGTTCTTGATGGTGTTATCCGTTATTTACCTGCTCCTAACCAGGTTGCTGCTATTAAGTGTGAAACACAAGATGGTGAGCCAGCTTCTCGTCCTTCATCTGATGATGAGCCATTTGCAGCTCTTGCGTTTAAGCTAGCTACTGACCCGTTTGTTGGTAACTTAACGTTTATACGTGTTTATTCAGGCGTACTTAAGTCTGGTGATGCTGTTTATAACCCTGTTAAAGGTAAAAAAGAGCGTGTAGGTCGTATTGTACAGATGCACTCTAACAAGCGTGAAGAGATCAAAGAAGTTCGTGCTGGTGATATCGCTGCATGTATTGGTCTAAAAGATGTAACTACTGGTGATACTCTTTGTGATCAAGATAATGTTGTTATCTTAGAAAGAATGGAATTCCCTGAGCCAGTGATTTCTGTTGCTGTTGAGCCAAAAACTAAAGCTGACCAAGAAAAAATGTCTATAGCCTTAGGTAAGCTAGCTGCAGAGGATCCATCTTTCAGAGTTAAAACTGATGAAGAGTCAGGTCAAACAATTATTTCTGGTATGGGTGAGCTTCACTTGGATATTATTGTTGATCGTATGAAGCGTGAGTTCAAGGTTGAAGCAAATGTTGGTAATCCTCAGGTGGCATACAGAGAAACTATTAAATCAACTGTAGATCAAGATAGTAAGTTCGTGCGCCAATCTGGTGGTCGCGGTCAATATGGTCATGTTGTTGTTAAGTTTGAGCCATTAGTTGTTGAAGAAGATGAAAATGGTGAAGATAAGACATTTGAGTTTGTTGATGAGATTGTTGGTGGTGTGGTACCAAAAGAATATATTGGTTCAGTTGCTAAAGGTATCGAAGAGCAAATGCAGAATGGTGTATTAGCTGGTTACCCAATGATTGGTGTTAAAGCTACTTTATTTGATGGTTCTTACCATGATGTTGACTCATCTGAGATGGCGTTTAAGATTGCTGCTTCTATGGCGCTTAAAGAAGGTGCTAAAAAAGCAAATGCTTGTATACTTGAGCCAATTATGAAGGTAGAAGTTGTGACTCCTGAAGATTATCTTGGTGATGTTATGGGTGACCTTAACAGAAGAAGAGGTATTATTGAAGGTATGGATGAGAACCCAAGTGGTAGAGTTGTTAATGCTCTAGTTCCTCTTTCAGAAATGTTTGGTTATGCTACTAATGTTCGTTCTATGAGCCAAGGTAGAGCATCTTTCTCTATGCAGTTTGAAAAATATGCTGAAGTACCAAATAACATAGCTGATGAAATCATCAAATCACGTAACTCATAATTAAAAGGATATAATTAAAATGGCTATAAATAATCAACGTATTAGAATTAGATTAAAAGCCTTTGATCATAAGCTTATCGATGTTTCAACTCAAGAAATTGTTGATACAGCTAAGAAAACAGGGGCTCAGGTTAAAGGACCTATTCCTTTACCAGTACGTAAAGAGAAGTTTACAATTCTTATTTCTCCTCACGTAAATAAAAAAGCAAGAGATCAATATGAGATCAGAACTCACAAGAGATTGATCGATATTGTTGAGCCTACAGACAAAACTGTAGATGCTTTAATGAAATTAGATTTAGCATCAGGTGTTGATGTTCAGATCAGTTTAAGCTAATATATACGTTACTTTTTTGAAAAACTCAAAAAATGTAATCAATTAGGTCTCTGTGGTCAATCGTAATCACAGGGTTAATATAATAATAATAGAGGATTAAATAATGTCTTTAGGATTAGTTGGTCGCAAATGTGGTATGACTCGTATTTTTACTGAAGATGGTGTTTCTATTCCTGTAACAGTAGTTCAAGTTGAGCCTAACAAGGTTACTCAAGTTAAAACTACTGAAACGGATGGTTATAATGCTATACAAGTAACTACTGGTTTCAAGAAGCGTTCTAATGTAAACAAACCTACAGCTGGTCACTATGCGAAAGCTGGTGTGGAGCCTGGTAGAGGATTGTGGGAATTCGCTATAGATAATGCTACTGAATATGAAGTTGGTTCATCTGTTGAAGCTACTATATTTGAAGCAGGTCAAAAAGTGGATGTAAGAGGAGTATCTAAAGGTAAAGGTTTCCAAGGTGGCGTTAAGCGTCATAACTTTGCTACACAAGATGCAACTCATGGTAACTCACTTTCTCACAGAGTTCATGGTTCTACTGGTCAAAACCAGACTCCAGGTAGAGTATTTAAGAACAAGAAGATGGCTGGACACATGGGTAGCGAAAACGTTACTATTCAGTCTCTTGAGGTTGTGAGAGTGGACGCGGAAAATGGTTTATTACTTTTAAAAGGTGGTATTCCAGGTTCAGTTGGTGGCAATATCATTGTTACTCCAGCTGTTAAAAGTTAGTAGATAAATATTAAATACCGGAGATTGTTGTGGACTTAAATATGAAATCTTTAGCTGGTGCAGAGGCTGGTGTAGTAGATGTTGCAGAAGGTGTTTTTGCAACAGACTATAATGAAGCTCTGATCCACCAGGTTGTTGTTGCTTATATGGCAGGTGCTCGTCAAGGTACAAAAGCTCAAAAGACTAGATCTGAAGTATCTGGTGGTGGAGCTAAGCCTTGGAGACAAAAAGGTACAGGTAGAGCAAGAGCGGGTACTATCCGTTCTCCTATCTTTAGAAAGGGTGGTGTAACATTTGCCGCTAAGCCTAAGAGTTATAAGCAAAAAGTTAATCGCAAAATGTATTCAGGTGCTATCAAGTCAATCCTATCTGAGTTATTAAGATCAGATAGAATGACTGTAGTAGAAGAGTTGAAGTTAGAAACTCCAAAGACAAAAGAGTTTAAATCAGTTATTGATTCTTTAGGAGTTAATGATGTACTTTTTGTTGTTGGTGTAGAAGAATTTAGTGAGAATCTATACTTATCTTCTAGAAACCTTAAGAATGTAGCAGTGTGTGATTCTGTAGAAATTAATCCGGTTTCTTTAGTATGCTTTGAGAACGTTGTTTTCACTAAAAAAGCTATAAAAGAAATAGAGGAGAAGTTAGTATGAGTTCTCAAGAAAAATTATTAAAAACTGTAATAAGACCTCATGTTTCTGATAAAACTTATGGTCTTTCAGATGCAAACTCAACAATCGTGTTTGAAGTTGCTAGATTTGCAAGCAAGCAAGATGTAAAAAATGCTATTGAGCAGCTTTTTGAAGTTAAAGTTGAGTCTGTAAATATCCTTAATGTTAAGGGTAAGGCGCGTAGATTTGGTCGTGTTGAAGGTAGAACAAAAGCTTGGAAAAAAGCTTATGTGAAGCTTGCTGAAGGACATGATATCAATTTTGTTGGTGCAGAGTAATTATAAAGAAGGTTTATAATCATGATTGAAATAAAAAAAGCTAAACCTACTTCACCTGGCCGTCGCCACGTAGTGAGCGTAAAGAATACAGAATTACATACAGGTAAGCCATTTAAAGGTTTGGTTGAAGTTAAGAAGAATAAAGCTGGTAGAAATAATACTGGTAGAATTACAGTTCGTCATCACGGTGGTGGACATAAACAACACTATCGTGTAGTTGATTTCAAAAGAAATAAGGACGGTATCACTGCTAGGGTTGAGAGAATCGAGTACGATCCTAACCGTAGTGCAAACATTGCTTTAGTATTATATGCTGATGGTGAAAGAAGATACATCATCGCTCCTAAAGGACTAAAGAAAGATATGTCTGTAGTTTCTGGCGAAAGAGTTGATGTTGCTGTTGGTAACTGTATGCCTCTTAGAAATATCCCTCTAGGTACAGTTATTCATAATATCGAAATGAAGCCAAAAAAAGGTGCGCAAATGATCAGAAGTGCTGGTACTTTTGCTCAGTTGGTCGGTAAGGATAATGCATATGCAATTATTCGTCTAAGATCAGGTGAGATGAGAAGAGTGCTTTTAGATTGTAGAGCGGTTATTGGTGTGGTATCTAATTCTGAGCATAACTTAAAATCTTTAGGTAAAGCTGGTGCTAAGCGCTGGAGAGGTGTAAGACCTACTGTTAGAGGTGTTGCAATGAACCCAGTAGATCACCCACATGGTGGTGGTGAAGGCCGTACTTCAGGTGGTAGACATCCTGTGTCACCTTGGGGTGTGCCTACTAAAGGTTATAAGACGCGTAAAAATAAGCGTTCTAATAAGTTGATTGTTCAAAAACGTAAGTAATTAGGGAGAAGGTTGTGCCTCGTTCATTAAAAAAAGGACCTTTTGTAGATCATCATCTTTTAAAGAAGGTTTTTGAAGCGCAAGAAAGTAATTCTAAAAAGCCAATCAAAACATGGTCAAGAAGATCATTGATTGTGCCAGATATGATAGGTTTAACTATAGCTGTACATAACGGTCAGCAGCACGTGCCTGTTCTTATGACTGAAGAAATGGTTGGTCATAAGTTAGGAGAGTTCGCGGTAACTCGTAACTATCGTGGTCATGCAGCTGATAAAAAAGCTAAGAAGAAATAGTTGGGGTTATATACATGGAAGTACAAGCTAAATTAAAATTTGCAAGAATCTCAGCTCAAAAATGTAGATTGGTTGCTGATCAAATCAGGGGTCTACCTGTAGAGAAAGCTATTAATCTTTTGACTTTTAGTAACAAAAAAGCAGCGGTTCTAATCAAGGATGTTTTAAACTCTGCTGTTGCAAATGCTGAGCATAACGACGGAATGGATGTTGATTCTTTATTTGTTTCAACAGTGTTTGTTGATGAGGGTCCTACTATGAAGCGTTTTGAAGCTAGAGCAAAAGGTCGTGGTAATCGTATTTTAAAAAGAACTTCACATATCACTGTGAAAGTTGCTGAGAAAAATTAAGAGGTGTAGTAAAAATGGGTCAAAAAGTAAATCCTAATGGAATTCGATTAGGCATAGTAAAAGAGCATAACTCAACTTGGTATGCTGACTCTTCTGACTACGCTACTAAGCTTAATGAAGATATTAAGGTTAGAGAGTTTTTGCACAAAAAACTTGCTTCAGCAGCAGTTAGTAAGATTCAGATTGAGAGACCTGCTCAAAATGCTAAGATTACAATTCATACAGCAAGACCTGGTATTGTAATTGGTAAGAAGGGTGAAGATGTTGAAAAACTTCGTGCAGAAGTTAACAAGTTAATGGGGATTCCTGTTCAAATCAATATCGAAGAAGTTCGTAAGCCTGAAATTGATGCTAAATTAGTAGCAGATAGCGTTGCTCAACAATTAGAAAAAAGAGTAATGTTCAGAAGAGCTATGAAAAAAGCTATGCAAGGTGCTATGAAGTCAGGTGCTAAAGGTATCAAGATCATGGTAAGTGGTCGTTTAGGTGGTGCTGAGATCGCACGTTCTGAGTGGGCTAGAGATGGTAGAGTTCCTCTTCAAACATTCAGAGCTGATGTGGATTATGCTACATCAAAAGCTTTAACTACTTATGGTATTATCGGTGTTAAAGTTTGGATCTATAAAGGTGAAATCCTTCCTGGTCAAACGAATCAGAAAAATAATAAAAAAGGAGCTAGATAATGCTACAGCCTAAGCGTACAAAGTTTCGTAAACAGCAGAAGATGCGTAATAGAGGCTTAGCTCACAGAGGTAATAAAGTAAGCTTTGGTGAGTTTGGTCTTCAAGCAACATCTAGAGGCAGAATCACTGCTAGACAAATAGAAGCAGGAAGAAGAGCTATTAATCGTCACATTAAGCGTGGTGGTAAAGTTTGGATTAGAATCTTCCCGGACAAACCTATTACAGAAAAGCCTCTTGAAGTTCGTATGGGTAAAGGTAAAGGTTCAGTTGAATATTGGGTTGCTCAAATTCAACCAGGACGTGTACTATATGAAATTACTGGTGTTAAAGAAGAGTTAGCGCGTGAAGCTTTTGCAAGAGCGGCAGCTAAAATGCCAGTGCAGACAACTTTTGTTGAAAAGCAGGTGATGTAATGAAAAGAAATGATACTTTAAAAGATTATAGAGGTAAAAGTATTGACCAATTGCAAGAAGCGAAAATTGAGTTATTGCAACAATTATTTTCTCT
This window harbors:
- the rplW gene encoding 50S ribosomal protein L23 codes for the protein MSSQEKLLKTVIRPHVSDKTYGLSDANSTIVFEVARFASKQDVKNAIEQLFEVKVESVNILNVKGKARRFGRVEGRTKAWKKAYVKLAEGHDINFVGAE
- the rplB gene encoding 50S ribosomal protein L2, with translation MIEIKKAKPTSPGRRHVVSVKNTELHTGKPFKGLVEVKKNKAGRNNTGRITVRHHGGGHKQHYRVVDFKRNKDGITARVERIEYDPNRSANIALVLYADGERRYIIAPKGLKKDMSVVSGERVDVAVGNCMPLRNIPLGTVIHNIEMKPKKGAQMIRSAGTFAQLVGKDNAYAIIRLRSGEMRRVLLDCRAVIGVVSNSEHNLKSLGKAGAKRWRGVRPTVRGVAMNPVDHPHGGGEGRTSGGRHPVSPWGVPTKGYKTRKNKRSNKLIVQKRK
- the rpsS gene encoding 30S ribosomal protein S19; this encodes MPRSLKKGPFVDHHLLKKVFEAQESNSKKPIKTWSRRSLIVPDMIGLTIAVHNGQQHVPVLMTEEMVGHKLGEFAVTRNYRGHAADKKAKKK
- the rplV gene encoding 50S ribosomal protein L22, producing the protein MEVQAKLKFARISAQKCRLVADQIRGLPVEKAINLLTFSNKKAAVLIKDVLNSAVANAEHNDGMDVDSLFVSTVFVDEGPTMKRFEARAKGRGNRILKRTSHITVKVAEKN
- the rpsC gene encoding 30S ribosomal protein S3; its protein translation is MGQKVNPNGIRLGIVKEHNSTWYADSSDYATKLNEDIKVREFLHKKLASAAVSKIQIERPAQNAKITIHTARPGIVIGKKGEDVEKLRAEVNKLMGIPVQINIEEVRKPEIDAKLVADSVAQQLEKRVMFRRAMKKAMQGAMKSGAKGIKIMVSGRLGGAEIARSEWARDGRVPLQTFRADVDYATSKALTTYGIIGVKVWIYKGEILPGQTNQKNNKKGAR
- the rplP gene encoding 50S ribosomal protein L16, producing MLQPKRTKFRKQQKMRNRGLAHRGNKVSFGEFGLQATSRGRITARQIEAGRRAINRHIKRGGKVWIRIFPDKPITEKPLEVRMGKGKGSVEYWVAQIQPGRVLYEITGVKEELAREAFARAAAKMPVQTTFVEKQVM